In the genome of Rhodanobacter soli, the window GAGCGGGCCAGGCTGGAAACGCAGATCCCGCTGTTCGTCGGCGCCGCCACGCCGGGCGAACTGCCGCCGCTGTCGCTGCTGGACGAGGCGCCGCCGCAGGGGCCGGGCTATTCCGAGGAAACCCTCGAGGTGCTCTCGCGCCAGGTCGAGTTCAAGCTGAAGGACTTCAAGATCGACGTGAAGGTGGTCGGCGCCTATCCGGGCCCGGTGATCACCCGCTTCGAGATGGAGCCGGCGCCGGGCATCCGCGGCTCGCAGGTGTCGAGCCTGGACAAGGACATCGCGCGCGGCCTGTCGGTGGTCAGCGTGCGCGTGGTCGACGTGATCCCCGGCAAGAACGTGATCGGGCTGGAGATCCCCAATACCCACAAGCAGATCGTGTATCTCTCCGAGATACTGCGTTCGGACAAGTACGACCAGCAGAAATCGCCGCTGGCGCTGGCGCTGGGCAAGGACATCGGCGGCAAGCCGGTGGTGGTCGACCTGGGCAAGATGCCGCATCTGCTGGTGGCCGGCACCACGGGTTCGGGCAAGTCCGTGGCGGTCAACGCGATGGTGCTGAGCCTCCTGTACAAGGCCAGCCCGAAAGACGTGCGGATGATCATGATCGACCCGAAGATGCTGGAGCTCTCGGTGTACGAGGGCATCCCGCACCTGCTGGCGCCGGTGGTCACCGACATGAAGGAGGCCGCCAACGCGCTGCGCTGGTGCGTCGCCGAGATGGAGCGCCGCTACAAGCTGATGGCCGCCGTCGGCGTGCGCAACCTGGCCGGCTTCAACAAGAAGGTGAAGGACGCCGAGAACGCCGGCCAGCCGATGCTGGACCCGCTGTTCCGGCCGAACCCGGACATGCCGAACCTCGCCGCCGAACCGCTGGAGCCGCTGCCGTATATCGTGGTGTTCATCGACGAATTCGCCGACATGATGATGATCGTCGGCAAGAAGGTGGAGGAGTTGATCGCCCGCCTGGCGCAGAAGGCGCGCGCCGCCGGCGTGCACCTGATCCTGGCCACCCAGCGCCCGTCGGTGGACGTGATCACCGGCCTGATCAAGGCGAACATCCCCACCCGCATCGCGTTCCAGGTCTCCAGCAAGATCGACTCGCGCACGATTCTCGACCAGTCCGGCGCCGAGACCCTGCTTGGCCACGGCGACATGCTGTACCTGCCGCCGGGCACCGCCACGCCGGAACGCGTGCACGGCGCCTTCGTCGACGACCACGAAGTGCATCATGTGGTCGCCTGGCTGAAATCGCAGGGCGCGCCGAACTACATCGAGGGCGTGCTGGAGGAAGTCCAGGCCACCAGCGACGGCAAGTTCATCAACGACTCGGGCCTGCCGCAGGAAGGCGAAGAGGGCGGCGATGCGGATACCCAGCTGTACGACAAGGCCGTGGCGATCGTCACGCAAACCCGTCGCGCCTCGATCTCCGGCGTGCAGCGGCACCTGCGCATCGGCTACAACCGCGCCGCGCGGCTGGTCGAACAGATGGAGCAGGACGGCGTGGTCAGCGCCCCTCAGCACAACGGCAACCGCGAGGTGCTGGCGCCGCCTCCGCCGAAGAACTGAAGCCAGTTCGCACGGCGGGCACTGCCGGTATCCTGCGAAGCCCGAAGAACACCACCCGCCGCTCCTACCGATCCGTTAAGCCGGCACTGTCCACAATCCACCGCCACCGCCACGTTCCGGGGAATCCGATGAAACGCTTCATGCTTGCCCTGTCCGCCGTCGTGCTGACGCTGTCGCTGAGCGCCGTGGCGCAGGCTGCCGCGGGTCCGGCGCGCGCGCGGCTGGATGCCTTCGCCACCGGCCTGCATTCGCTCACCGGCCACTTCAGCCAGACCCTGACCGACCTCAACGGCCACACCAGCAAGAACAGCTCCGGCACCCTGGCGCTGCAGGCGCCGCGCCAGTTCCGCTGGGATACGCTGGCGCCGTACAAGCAGACCATCGTCGCCGACGGCAGCCGGGTATGGATGTACGACCCGGAACTCGAACAGGTCACCGTGCGCGTGCAAAGCAGCGAAGAGGCGCACAGTCCGCTCACCGTGCTGACCGACCTCAAGCAGATGGACAAGGACTTCAAGGTGGTCGAGCAGGGTGAGCACGACGGCCTGGCCTGGCTGCGGCTCAGTTCCACCGCGAAGGACCCGCAGTTCGACTACGCCGACCTCGGCTTCGATGCGAATGGCCTGGCCCGCATGACCTTCCGCGACCAGCTCGGTTCCACCACCGACATCCGCTTCTCCGGCTGGCAGCGCAACGCGCCGATCCCGCCGGCCACCTTCAACTTCGTGCCGCCGAAGGGCGCCGACGTGATCGGCGATGCGCCGGTGATCGACGTGCAGCCGCTGAAGGACTGATGCCGCCATGACCGTGCTGCGCCGGTTGCCGCGCTGGGCCTGGATCGGCGGCGGCATCCTCGCCTTCATCGCCGGCATGGTCAACGCCGCCGGTTACATGGGCTTTCGGCACCAGTCGATCACCAACCTCACCGGGTCCACCAGCCTGCTCGGCATCGCGGTGGGCACTGGCGACGGCGGCGAGGCATGGCACTGGCTGCTGTCGATCAGCGCCTTCGTGATCGGCGCGCTGCTCAGCGGGC includes:
- a CDS encoding DNA translocase FtsK, yielding MARSTNVRQQPKEGLSEELKRRLREAGALLLLPLALYLLVCLFSYNPHDPSWTNAGQLEHARNFGGTVGAYIADLLRWIFGLVAYCFPLLLLLLGVQVLRQRGEQVVHPWEPALRLIGFVFFFITGPALLYLNFHDEPVLPQGVGGIIGVWVGDALLSAFGNKGAPLLLLALFLVAVTLATGLSWFKVMDLTGHGVLKLLDWLKGKLREAPQVLAARQARTEREVVKKADAVRQAKREPVRIEAPPAPVTKSERARLETQIPLFVGAATPGELPPLSLLDEAPPQGPGYSEETLEVLSRQVEFKLKDFKIDVKVVGAYPGPVITRFEMEPAPGIRGSQVSSLDKDIARGLSVVSVRVVDVIPGKNVIGLEIPNTHKQIVYLSEILRSDKYDQQKSPLALALGKDIGGKPVVVDLGKMPHLLVAGTTGSGKSVAVNAMVLSLLYKASPKDVRMIMIDPKMLELSVYEGIPHLLAPVVTDMKEAANALRWCVAEMERRYKLMAAVGVRNLAGFNKKVKDAENAGQPMLDPLFRPNPDMPNLAAEPLEPLPYIVVFIDEFADMMMIVGKKVEELIARLAQKARAAGVHLILATQRPSVDVITGLIKANIPTRIAFQVSSKIDSRTILDQSGAETLLGHGDMLYLPPGTATPERVHGAFVDDHEVHHVVAWLKSQGAPNYIEGVLEEVQATSDGKFINDSGLPQEGEEGGDADTQLYDKAVAIVTQTRRASISGVQRHLRIGYNRAARLVEQMEQDGVVSAPQHNGNREVLAPPPPKN
- the lolA gene encoding outer membrane lipoprotein chaperone LolA — encoded protein: MKRFMLALSAVVLTLSLSAVAQAAAGPARARLDAFATGLHSLTGHFSQTLTDLNGHTSKNSSGTLALQAPRQFRWDTLAPYKQTIVADGSRVWMYDPELEQVTVRVQSSEEAHSPLTVLTDLKQMDKDFKVVEQGEHDGLAWLRLSSTAKDPQFDYADLGFDANGLARMTFRDQLGSTTDIRFSGWQRNAPIPPATFNFVPPKGADVIGDAPVIDVQPLKD